The Candidatus Flexicrinis affinis genome has a segment encoding these proteins:
- a CDS encoding GAF domain-containing protein, protein MTSTPTGMQSTEAVAIEINELKPLLTATEQALLRQSELLRSRGLGLPSMTHTAINSLIHSLDTFLRILRDEQREVAQLRTLVANSASFSGSFDLDEILSDAMDGIITMTGAERGCIILVDDAGNLDFHVLRDGTTAANRGQVLDGSNAEQQFSRSIINRAMETGEALLTHNAHDDQRLVGMQSVAALDLRSVLCAPLRYRDDMLGVVYVDNRLRSGVFGEREKALLVAFANQVAVAMSNARLFNNLQATISEITQVKELTDNVYNSIDSGVITIDGEGFVVQANRAAADLLDRPDPNALNGQPVADLLEPVLEPLARAITQVNSGARESSFEATATFGSKPSVVINVRVNPLVGRDVHGAGHVIVLEDLTVQRERAETLRMFKYYLPPEMVDNIQQIAGLGFEGERREVSCMYVDVRPLATMPAMRPQLLMEEVNIYLSRATDCIHEAGGMIDKYMGTEIMALFNTQLNPLANHAACAINAALQIHENFAVIYDSLGIDQAQYRIGINTGVATLGNVGSNTRRDFTAIGDAINLAKRLEESALDGQIVISEDVRTHAEQHPLPGIGKVEYHALEPLQVRGRQQQTAIYLARPL, encoded by the coding sequence ATGACCTCCACGCCTACCGGGATGCAATCGACCGAAGCGGTCGCCATCGAAATCAACGAGCTCAAGCCCCTGCTCACCGCTACGGAGCAGGCCTTGCTGCGCCAAAGCGAGCTGCTGCGTTCGCGCGGGCTGGGCCTGCCGTCGATGACCCACACGGCGATCAATAGCTTGATCCACTCGCTGGATACGTTTCTGCGCATCCTCCGCGATGAACAGCGCGAGGTCGCGCAGCTGCGCACGTTGGTCGCCAACTCGGCCTCGTTTAGCGGGTCGTTCGACCTCGACGAGATTCTGTCCGATGCCATGGACGGCATCATCACGATGACCGGCGCCGAGCGGGGCTGCATCATCCTCGTCGACGACGCAGGCAACTTGGACTTTCACGTCCTGCGCGACGGTACGACAGCCGCCAATCGCGGTCAAGTGCTGGACGGGTCGAATGCCGAACAGCAATTCAGCCGTTCGATCATTAACCGCGCGATGGAGACCGGCGAGGCGCTCCTCACTCACAACGCCCACGACGATCAGCGGTTGGTCGGTATGCAAAGCGTCGCGGCGCTCGACCTACGCTCGGTCTTGTGTGCACCGCTGCGCTATCGCGACGACATGCTCGGCGTGGTGTATGTCGACAATCGGCTTCGCTCCGGCGTATTCGGCGAGCGCGAGAAGGCGCTGCTGGTCGCTTTTGCCAATCAGGTCGCTGTTGCCATGAGCAACGCGCGCCTCTTCAATAATCTGCAGGCGACGATCAGCGAGATTACGCAAGTCAAGGAGCTGACCGACAACGTCTACAATAGCATCGACAGCGGGGTCATCACGATCGACGGCGAGGGCTTCGTCGTCCAAGCCAATCGTGCCGCCGCCGACCTGCTCGACCGGCCAGACCCGAATGCCCTGAACGGACAGCCGGTCGCCGACCTGCTTGAACCGGTCCTTGAGCCGCTGGCACGCGCGATTACGCAGGTCAATTCCGGCGCGCGCGAATCGTCGTTCGAAGCGACGGCAACGTTTGGCAGCAAGCCCAGCGTCGTGATTAACGTCCGCGTCAACCCGCTTGTCGGGCGTGACGTGCACGGGGCCGGCCACGTCATCGTGCTCGAAGACCTCACCGTTCAACGCGAGCGGGCCGAGACTCTGCGCATGTTCAAGTATTACCTGCCGCCGGAGATGGTCGACAACATCCAGCAGATCGCCGGGCTCGGGTTTGAAGGCGAGCGCCGTGAGGTGTCGTGCATGTACGTCGACGTGCGTCCGCTGGCCACCATGCCGGCCATGCGTCCACAGCTCCTCATGGAAGAGGTCAACATTTACTTGTCGCGCGCGACCGACTGCATTCACGAAGCCGGCGGCATGATCGACAAGTACATGGGCACCGAAATCATGGCATTGTTCAACACGCAGCTCAATCCGCTGGCCAATCACGCGGCCTGTGCGATTAACGCGGCCCTGCAGATCCACGAAAACTTCGCTGTGATCTACGACTCACTCGGGATCGACCAAGCCCAGTACCGCATCGGGATCAACACCGGCGTGGCGACGCTGGGGAACGTGGGCAGCAACACGCGCCGCGACTTCACCGCCATCGGCGACGCGATCAACCTTGCCAAGCGCCTCGAAGAGAGCGCGCTCGACGGCCAGATCGTCATCAGCGAAGACGTCCGCACCCATGCCGAACAGCACCCTCTGCCGGGCATCGGCAAAGTCGAGTATCACGCGCTGGAACCGCTGCAGGTCCGTGGTCGCCAGCAGCAGACCGCGATCTACTTGGCACGGCCGTTATGA